The nucleotide sequence GCTTACCACCACCCGGGCAGGCCGCACGGAGCGGTCACCCATGCGGAAGCCGAGTTGGTAAACCTGCACGATCACGTTGTCTTCGGGACCGGGGACCACCTGAACGGCCTCGTGCCAGCGCGGATCAAAAGGCTCGCCTTCCTTGCCGGTGGCCTCTAGGCCCAGGGTGCCAAAGATGCGCAGCACGGTCGCCTGCACCGCCTCTACCCCCGGGAGCAGCTTGGCCGGGTCGCTGCTGCCCATGCTCAGGGCGCGGCTCAGGTCGTCATAGACCGGCATCAGGCTCTCGGCGGCCTTGGCGATCCCCTGACCCTCGGCGGCCTGCACGTCCTCCTGGGTCCGGCGGCGGTAGTTCTCAAAGTCAGCGGCGAGGCGCCCAAGCTTGCCCTTGAGCTCGGCGTTTTCCCTCTCCAACTCCTCGGCGCGTTCGAGCCGGGCCATCATCTCCTGAACCTGGCCGAGCATGTTCTCGTCCAGACCAGGGATGTTGAAGTCAAGGTTCTCGTCCTCGGCAGCGCTGGTGCGTTCGCTGTCTTCGGCGGTCACCGTCTGCTCGGCCCGCTCGCGGGCGGCGTCCTGCGTCGCCTGCTCATTCTGCTGGTTGTTCTGGTCGTCTTGGGTCATGGCCTTGCCTCGTTTGCGAAACATGAAGAGAAGATAGGGGAGAGGGGCCTGTCAGCCGTCCTCTCCCCGAACTGTAGGCTTGGAGCGGACGTGTGAAAGGGGTTCACTCCATTGCGAATCAATCGGGAAAGCGCCGCTTGATTCTCCATTTTGCGAAACCCTTTCCTATTCCAACCCACATGGCGCAGAACCCACCCAGCGCCGTTGTGGGTGGGTTTGCGAAGCCTCTTACTCGGCGGGCTTGAAGTCCGCGTCGATCACGTCGTCTTCTTGGCGGCTCGTCTGGGCTCCGGCTCCGGCTCCGGCCTGCCCGCCCTGCTGCGCGGCGGTCATGAAGGAGCGGAGTTCTTCTTCCAGCCGCTTCTGGGCGCTTGCGATGCGGGCATCGTCGTCGCTGCGTACCGCCTCCTCAGCCTCGTCGGCAGCCGCCTTCAGGCGGTCCTTGGCGTCTTGGGGTGCGCTCTGGTTCTCCTCGAGCTGACCCAGGGCCTGCACACGCAGGCTGTCGAGATTGTTGCGCTTCTCGACCCGCTCGCGGCGCTTGCGGTCGGCTTCGGCGTTCTGCTCGGCTTCCTTCACCATCCGTTCCACGTCGCTCTTGTCGAGGGTGGTGGTGTTCTCGATGCGGATGCTGGCTTCCTTGCCGCTGGTCTTTTCCTTGGCCGTCACGTGCAGGATGCCGTTCGCGTCGATATCAAAGGTGACCTCGATCTGCGGCCGTCCAGCGGGCATCGGCGGGATGCCTTCGAGCTTGAAGCGGCCCAGGGACTTGTTGTCGGCGGCCATGGGACGCTCGCCCTGGAGCACCACGATCTCTACACCCGGCTGGTTGTTCTCGGCGGTGGTGTAGATCTCGGTCTTCTTGGCGGGGATGGTGGTGTTGCGGGGAATCATCGGCGCGACCATCCCGCCCTTGACCTCCACCCCCAGCGTGAGGGGCGTGACGTCGACCAGCACGATGTCACCCAGGTTGGCGTCACCCTGAATGATGCCCGCCTGCACCGCGGCCCCCAGCGCGACCGCCTCGTCGGGGTTGACCGACTCGTTGGGCTCCTTGCCGGTGATCTCCTTCACGATGCGCTTGACCGCGGGGATACGGGTGGAGCCGCCCACCAGAATCACCTCGTCGATATCGCTGGCGCTCAGCTTGGCGTCGGCAAGCGCCTGCTCGACGGGCTGACGTACGCGCCTCAGCAGGTCGGCGGTGAGTTCTTCGAACTTCGCGCGGCTCAGGGTACGCTCCAGGTGCAGGGGCGTGCGCGTCTCGGGGTCAAAGGTGATGAAAGGAAGGCTGATGGTGGTCTCGGAGGCGTTGCTGAGTTCGATCTTGGCGCGCTCGGCAGCCTCGATCAGGCGCTGGAGGGCCTGCGGATCCTTGCGCAGGTCGAAGTTGTGCTCCTTCCTGAATTCCTCGGCCAGCCAGTTCACGATGCGCTGGTCAAAGTCCGCGCCGCCCAGGTGCGTGTCACCGGCGGTCGAACGCACCTCGAAGACACCCTCGCCCAGTTCCAGGATGGTCACGTCAAAGGTGCCGCCACCCAGGTCAAAGACCAGCACCGTCTCGTTGCCCTTGCGCTCCAGGCCGTAGGCCAGCGCCGCGGCAGTCGGCTCGTTGATCACACGCAGCACGTTCAAGCCTGCGATCTCACCCGCCTGCTTGGTGGCCTCGCGCTGCGAGTTGTCGAAGTAGGCGGGCACGGTGATCACGGCGTCGGTGATCTTTTCGCCCAGCTTGGCGCTGGCGTCCGCAACCAGCTTGCGCAGCACCTCGGCGCTCACCTGCTCCGGGGCGAGGTCCTTGCCATTCACCTCGATGCGCACGGACCCGCCCGGGCCTTCCTTCACCGTAAAGGGCATGCGGGCGGCCTCTTCCTTGACCTCATCCCAGCGGCGACCGATAAAACGCTTGACTTCGAACAGGGTGGCCTTGGGGTTCAGCGCGGCCTGACGGCGGGCGATCTGCCCGACCAGCCGCTCGTCCCCCTTGTACGCGACCACCGAGGGCGTGGTGCGCGCGCCTTCGGCGTTGACGATCACTTCCGGGCGTCCGCCCTCCATGGTGGCAATCACGCTGTTGGTGGTTCCCAGGTCGATTCCGACAGCTTTCGGCATATTGACTCCTTGAGTGATGGGGATGCTGCGCTCCGGGGAGGAGCTGTGTTGAAACTGGCAACAGCATAAGGCCACAGTTGGTAAATGTCAATAGAATTGAGTACGGTGCGCTCAACTTAACGCTGGATCAAGCGGGGCCAGCGGTGCGGCACATCGCCACCTCGCTTCCAGAGTTGGGGGCAGCGGGGGCATACACTGAGGCATGACGCCAACCCTTCCGGGCCGGGACCGGGGTGCCGCTGTATGAGGCGGCTGTCCTGGGGCTGGGGCCTGGCTGCCGCCGTGGTCCTGCTGCTCCTCCTGATCAATATCGCCAGTCCGCGCGCCCACGCTGATGACCTCACCCTCACCGACTTCACCGCGGCGCTGCGGGCCGGGGAGATCAACACCGCTCGGATTCAGTTTCAGAACAACACGGCGCTGCTCAGCGGCAAGCTGAACAACGGTCACGACTACCGCACCCGTACCCTCGCAGCTGATCCGGCCATCACGCTCAGCCGTCTGCAGGCCGCAGGCGTCACCGTCACCTACGAGCAGCCCACTCGCCTGAGCCTCCTGACGCTGCTGAGTGGCCTGCTCACCCTGCTGCTGATCGGCGGCCTGCTGGTGCTGCTGCTCCGGGGGCGCAACGGGGGCAGCACCGACGCGGCGAACACCTTCGGCAAATCGAAGGCGGCGGTGATTGCGGAAGGGCAGGTGAAGCTGACCTTTGCGGACGTGGCGGGCTGTGACGAGGCCAAGCAGGATTTGCAGGAGGTCGTGGATTTCCTGCGTCACCCCGAGCGTTACCACCAGCTCGGCGCCCGCATTCCCCACGGCATCCTGCTGGTCGGCCCCCCTGGCTCCGGCAAAACCCTGCTTGCCAAAGCGGTCGCGGGAGAAGCCAAGGTCCCCTACTTCTCCATCAGCGGCTCTGACTTTGTCGAGATGTTTGTGGGCGTTGGCGCTGCTCGTGTCCGCGACCTGTTCGAGCAGGCCAGAAAGGCCGCGCCCTGCATCGTCTTTATCGACGAGATCGACGCGGTGGGGCGCAAACGCGGCGTCAACCTTCAGGGCGGCAACGACGAGCGCGAACAGACGCTGAACCAGCTGCTGGTGGAGATGGACGGTTTTTCCAGCGGGCAGGAGGTGATCATCCTGGCGGCGACCAACCGCCCGGATGTGCTGGACGCAGCGCTGCTGCGTCCGGGCCGCTTTGACCGTCAGGTGGTGGTCGACGCCCCCGACGTGCGGGGACGGGAGCTGATTTTGAGGATCCACGCGCGCAAGAAGCCGCTGGACGCCAGCGTGGACCTGGGGGTGATCGCCCGCAGGACGGCGGGAATGGTGGGCGCGGATCTGGAGAACCTGCTGAACGAGGCGGCGCTGATGGCGGCGCGTGAGGGACGCAACCGGATCGTGATGCGGGACGTGGAGGAGGCGCGGGACCGCGTGCTGATGGGACCGGAGCGGCGCAGTCTGGTGGTGCGGGAAGCCGACCGCAAGGTCACCGCCTACCACGAGGTCGGCCATGCCCTCGCTGCTCAACTCCTCCCGCACGCGGACAAGGCGCACAAGCTGACCATCGTGCCGCGCGGGCGCTCGCTGGGGGCGGCACTCTATACGCCGGAAGACCGCATGCATCACACTCGCGCCGCGCTCCTTGACCGAATCTGTGTGGCGCTAGCCGGGCATGCCGCCGAGGAGGTGGCCACCGGGCAGGTCACCACCGGCGCCCAGAACGACTTTCAGCAGGCGACGAACCTCGCGCGGCGCATGGTTACCGAGTGGGGGATGAGTGATGTGGGCCAGGTCGCCCTCGCGCAGGAGAGCGGAGGCTACCTGGGGTACGGGCCGCAGCAGGGCGTGTACAGCGATCACACCGCCGAGCGCGTGGATGCCGAAATCGCTCGCATCCTCAACACGCAGTATGAACGCGCGGTCGCCCTGCTCACCGAGCACGCCCACGTCCTGCACCGGCTGACCGACGCGCTGATGGCCCGCGAGTCACTGACCGGCGAGGACGTCCAGACGGTTTTGGCGGGGGGCACGCTGGACGGCAGCGTGCCTACGCCGCCCGACGAGGAGGGCCCGGCGGCTCAGCCCGGCTTGACGCCCAACCCCGCCTGAACCCCTTCCCCACACAGCGCCGCGCCGCTTCCCCTACGCTGGGGCCATGCTCCGCACGCTCAGCCTGCTGACCGCCGCGCTGCTCACCGTCGCGCACGCTCAGGACACCACGGCCCCGCGCCCGCCCTGCCTCCGACCATTCAGGCCGCGCCCCCGCTGCTCCCGGCACGCCCGTTCGCACCCAGGTCAGGACCGGGATCCTGGTGGGCCGCGAGGCGAGCGGCCTGCGCGTTTGGCAGGGGATCCCCTACGCCGCGCCGCCCGTGGGGGACCGCCGCTGGAGGGCCCCGCAGCCCGCCCCCATCTGGGTGGGAGAACGCGACGCCTCCCGGCCCGGAAACGTGTGCCTTCAGCGGGGCCAGCTGGGAAGCGGCGGCACTCGCGGGAGTGAAGATTGCCTCTACCTGAATGTGTACGCGCCAGCCGGTGCCACACGCGCTCCCGTCATGGTCTGGATTCACGGCGGTTCCTTTCGCAGCGGCGCGGGGAGCGACTACGACGGGCGGGTGCTGGCGCGTGAGCAGGGCGTTATCGTCGTGACCCTCAACTACCGCCTGGGCCCCCTGGGGTTTCTGGCCGCGCCGGGCCTGCTGGAGGGCCGCACCACCGGCAATTACGGCCTCCTCGACCAGCAGGCCGCGCTGCGCTGGGTGCGCGAGAACGTCGCGGCCTTTGGTGGGGATCCGGCCAACGTGACGGTGTTTGGCGAGTCGGCGGGCGGCATGAGCATCTGTGACCAGCTTGCCGCGCCGGGGGCCGCTGGCCTCTTCGACCGGGCGATCCTCCAGAGCGGGCCGTGTACCCCCGCGATCAACACGGTGCCGGTTGCAGATGCGCTGAAGACGGGGGCCGCCTACGCCCGCGCCCTGGGCTGTCCCGAGGGGGACGCCACGTGCCTGCGCGCCGTGCCCGCCGAGCGGCTTCTGGCCACCGAGGTGCCGGGGCGCCGCGCCCCCGGCTCCGTCGCCCTGCCGCCCGTGTATGGTGACGCGGTTTTGCCCCGCTCGCCGCAGGAAGCCTTCCAGACGGGAGCCGTGAACCGGGTGCCCGTCCTGATCGGCAGCAACCTGGATGAGGGGACGCTCTTTGTCGCGCCGCTGGGCCGGGAAAGGGACCTGCCCGTGTGGCAGTACTGGGCGCTCGTCGCCCTGCTGGAGCGCTGGAATGCGCCGCGGCTTCTCGTCCACTACGCCAGCCGCGATTACGACACGGTGGGTCTGGCTGCCGCCGCCTTCGTCACAGATGGCCTCTTCGCCTGCCCGGTGAACGACATCACCCGCGCCCTTGCCCGCTTTATGCCGGTGTATGCCTACGAGTTTCGCGACCGGAACGCCCCCTCCCAGCTCAAGCCCACCGGAACCATTCCCCGGTACGGGGCCTACCACGCTGCCGAGCTGATCAGCGTGTTTGGCACGCCCCTCACGGGTCTGGCGGACCCCGCCCAGTTCACGCCCCTGCAGGCGGATTTGGCCCGCATTATCCGCGCCTACTGGGCCAACTTCGCCCGCAGCGGTAACCCCAACGGCCTCGGCCTTCCGCAGTGGCCGCCCTTCAACTCGGTTGAAGGCCAGGTGCTGACCCTGGAACCAGGCCGCGTCGCCCCGACCACCCTGTTTCGCCAGGAACACCGCTGCGACCTGTGGGACCGCTGAAGTTCCTCGCCCTGGTCTTGGGACGGCAGGGGCAGTCAAAAAGCGCCCCCCCTCGGGTCAGTGGAGAGGGAGACACGCTGTGGGAATTCAGCTCCGTTCTGCCACACCGGGCAGCGCGCACTGTCCGTCCTCGCAGCCCTGGGCTGAAGCAGGCTGTCCCAGCGGGGTGAGGGGGGCAGGGTGCGTCTCCTGCCAGACCTGAGCGAGGGCCGCTTGCAGGACCTCGGCGGATTGCGCCCCGCTCACCCCGTACTTG is from Deinococcus sp. YIM 77859 and encodes:
- a CDS encoding nucleotide exchange factor GrpE, with protein sequence MFRKRGKAMTQDDQNNQQNEQATQDAARERAEQTVTAEDSERTSAAEDENLDFNIPGLDENMLGQVQEMMARLERAEELERENAELKGKLGRLAADFENYRRRTQEDVQAAEGQGIAKAAESLMPVYDDLSRALSMGSSDPAKLLPGVEAVQATVLRIFGTLGLEATGKEGEPFDPRWHEAVQVVPGPEDNVIVQVYQLGFRMGDRSVRPARVVVSQKQ
- the ftsH gene encoding ATP-dependent zinc metalloprotease FtsH, which produces MRRLSWGWGLAAAVVLLLLLINIASPRAHADDLTLTDFTAALRAGEINTARIQFQNNTALLSGKLNNGHDYRTRTLAADPAITLSRLQAAGVTVTYEQPTRLSLLTLLSGLLTLLLIGGLLVLLLRGRNGGSTDAANTFGKSKAAVIAEGQVKLTFADVAGCDEAKQDLQEVVDFLRHPERYHQLGARIPHGILLVGPPGSGKTLLAKAVAGEAKVPYFSISGSDFVEMFVGVGAARVRDLFEQARKAAPCIVFIDEIDAVGRKRGVNLQGGNDEREQTLNQLLVEMDGFSSGQEVIILAATNRPDVLDAALLRPGRFDRQVVVDAPDVRGRELILRIHARKKPLDASVDLGVIARRTAGMVGADLENLLNEAALMAAREGRNRIVMRDVEEARDRVLMGPERRSLVVREADRKVTAYHEVGHALAAQLLPHADKAHKLTIVPRGRSLGAALYTPEDRMHHTRAALLDRICVALAGHAAEEVATGQVTTGAQNDFQQATNLARRMVTEWGMSDVGQVALAQESGGYLGYGPQQGVYSDHTAERVDAEIARILNTQYERAVALLTEHAHVLHRLTDALMARESLTGEDVQTVLAGGTLDGSVPTPPDEEGPAAQPGLTPNPA
- a CDS encoding carboxylesterase/lipase family protein, translated to MGREASGLRVWQGIPYAAPPVGDRRWRAPQPAPIWVGERDASRPGNVCLQRGQLGSGGTRGSEDCLYLNVYAPAGATRAPVMVWIHGGSFRSGAGSDYDGRVLAREQGVIVVTLNYRLGPLGFLAAPGLLEGRTTGNYGLLDQQAALRWVRENVAAFGGDPANVTVFGESAGGMSICDQLAAPGAAGLFDRAILQSGPCTPAINTVPVADALKTGAAYARALGCPEGDATCLRAVPAERLLATEVPGRRAPGSVALPPVYGDAVLPRSPQEAFQTGAVNRVPVLIGSNLDEGTLFVAPLGRERDLPVWQYWALVALLERWNAPRLLVHYASRDYDTVGLAAAAFVTDGLFACPVNDITRALARFMPVYAYEFRDRNAPSQLKPTGTIPRYGAYHAAELISVFGTPLTGLADPAQFTPLQADLARIIRAYWANFARSGNPNGLGLPQWPPFNSVEGQVLTLEPGRVAPTTLFRQEHRCDLWDR
- the dnaK gene encoding molecular chaperone DnaK, with the translated sequence MPKAVGIDLGTTNSVIATMEGGRPEVIVNAEGARTTPSVVAYKGDERLVGQIARRQAALNPKATLFEVKRFIGRRWDEVKEEAARMPFTVKEGPGGSVRIEVNGKDLAPEQVSAEVLRKLVADASAKLGEKITDAVITVPAYFDNSQREATKQAGEIAGLNVLRVINEPTAAALAYGLERKGNETVLVFDLGGGTFDVTILELGEGVFEVRSTAGDTHLGGADFDQRIVNWLAEEFRKEHNFDLRKDPQALQRLIEAAERAKIELSNASETTISLPFITFDPETRTPLHLERTLSRAKFEELTADLLRRVRQPVEQALADAKLSASDIDEVILVGGSTRIPAVKRIVKEITGKEPNESVNPDEAVALGAAVQAGIIQGDANLGDIVLVDVTPLTLGVEVKGGMVAPMIPRNTTIPAKKTEIYTTAENNQPGVEIVVLQGERPMAADNKSLGRFKLEGIPPMPAGRPQIEVTFDIDANGILHVTAKEKTSGKEASIRIENTTTLDKSDVERMVKEAEQNAEADRKRRERVEKRNNLDSLRVQALGQLEENQSAPQDAKDRLKAAADEAEEAVRSDDDARIASAQKRLEEELRSFMTAAQQGGQAGAGAGAQTSRQEDDVIDADFKPAE